A stretch of the Balearica regulorum gibbericeps isolate bBalReg1 chromosome 25, bBalReg1.pri, whole genome shotgun sequence genome encodes the following:
- the EPS8L3 gene encoding epidermal growth factor receptor kinase substrate 8-like protein 3 isoform X3 translates to MGDPFGRWSKPPSRSEYEDSSPLQRSNSFARPSGKSIYNQRKDYGQTLLKPQSDFQHHVEHLLTVRLERDIRGTDDCLARLKVLEAQGRVWGQDLILQVKDQELVLRDVESKEELEAYPLGSVQGCSAALDVCGYDSVLAISVQERSPPGTSVLLFQCERLGAETLKSGLEKLMKQWKEEQRSQYGHRSSLNMPPSQAPPYAQGPYAAPERWAETPKPNVRAAAQRELPSDYGESWEGVAACLSFPRRGSGGGGQSWDPLLSAGLPDTQQMPWTNPLGRVMSDVDRDVEVLNHVLSDLDLFMVRLKTALGLASNTKQKKKKKNKGALPSPDDFVDFFQKVKYTLNLVGRTHRHVQEPDPAELLRLIFTALSFVLDHCPNPSLARAVEVPLLVPEAVELLEQTLHQGDYSTWKSLGIAWNSTRAEYPNGELVPRYIPVFSDGWLPPPVEQVRHGGGRQDIPPPASVSPARSQHLPLSPLPPQSPATSQRYNGGQDPPRPAQGLVRSLYEFQGRNPQELSVRMGDTLQVLDQRKKWWLVQDGQGKKGYIPSNILEPLGQWQGPSQDSPPNLHPDSSPAEVTAWLKDKGFSRITVRCLGVLGGHQLLQMRPAELRAVCPEEWRRVLFKLSAVRTSLGMGPRD, encoded by the exons ATGGGAGACCCCTTCGGCCGCTGGAGCAAGCCCCCTTCCCG GAGCGAATACGAAGACAGCTCCCCACTCCAACGCTCCAACAGCTTCGCCCGCCCCAGCGGGAAAAGCATCTACA ACCAGCGCAAGGACTACGGCCAGACCCTGCTCAAGCCACAAAGTGATTTCCAGCACCATGTCGAG CACCTGCTCACGGTGCGCCTGGAGAGGGACATCCGCGGCACCGATGACTGCCTGGCGCGCCTGAAGGTGCTGGAGGCCCAGGGACGAGTCTGGGGGCAGGATCTCATCCTGCAAGTCAAGGACCAGGAATTGGTGCTGAGGGATGTGGAGAGCAAG gaggagctggaggcttACCCGCTGGGCAGCGTGCAGGGGTGCTCGGCCGCGCTGGACGTCTGCGGCTACGACTCGGTGTTGGCCATCAGCGTGCAGGAGCGAAGCCCCCCGGGAACCAGCGTCCTGCTCTTCCAGTGCGAGCGTCTGGGG GCAGAGACACTGAAGAGTGGCCTGGAGAAGCTGATGAAGCAGtggaaggaggagcagaggagtcAGTACGGGCACAG gagcagcctgaACATGCCACCGAGCCAGGCCCCCCCGTACGCGCAGGGTCCCTACGCAGCCCCAGAGCGGTGGGCAGAGACCCCCAAGCCCAACGTCCGCGCCGCCGCCCAGCGTGAGCTGCCCTCAGACTACGGTGAGTCTTGGGAGGGGGTTGCagcgtgcctcagtttccccaggagggggagcggggggggggggcagagttGGGACCCTCTGCTGTCAGCAGGCTTGCCGGACACCCAGCAGATGCCGTGGACCAACCCCCTGGGCCGGGTCATGTCCGACGTGGACCGAGATGTC GAGGTCCTCAACCACGTGCTGAGCGACTTGGACCTCTTCATGGTGCGGCTGAAGACGGCCCTGGGCTTGGCCAGCAACACCaagcagaagaagaagaagaagaacaaAGGCG CTCTACCCTCCCCGGATGACTTCGTGGACTTTTTCCAGAAGGTGAAATACACCCTCAACCTCGTG GGAAGGACCCACCGGCACGTGCAGGAGCCAGACCCCGCCGAGCTGCTGCGTCTCATCTTCACAGCCCTCTCCTTC GTCCTGGACCACTGCCCCAACCCCAGCCTGGCCCGGGCCGTGGAGGTGCCGCTGCTGGTGCCGGAGGCggtggagctgctggagcagaccCTGCACCAGGGTGACTACAGCACCTGGAAGAGCCTGGGCATCGCCTGGAACAGCACCAG GGCAGAGTACCCCAACGGCGAGCTGGTGCCCCGCTACATCCCCGTCTTCTCGGATGGGTGGCTGCCCCCTCCGGTGGAGCAGGTACGGCACGGGGGGGGCCGGCAGGACATCCCCCcacctgcctcagtttccccagctcGGTCTCAACACCTGCCCCTCTCTCCGCTCCCCCCACAGTCACCAGCCACCAGCCAGAGGTACAACGGCGGCCAAGA ccccccccgccctgcccagGGGCTGGTGCGATCCCTGTACGAGTTCCAGGGCAGGAACCCGCAGGAGCTGAGCGTCAGGATGGGGGACACGCTGCAG GTCCTGGACCAGCGGAAGAAGTGGTGGCTGGTGCAGGACGGCCAGGGGAAGAAGGGCTACATCCCCAGCAACATCCTGGAGCCCCTGGGGCAGTGGCAGGGCCCCAGCCAG GACAGCCCCCCCAACCTGCACCCCGACTCCTCGCCGGCAGAGGTGACAGCCTGGCTGAAGGACAAGGGCTTCTCGAGGAT CACGGTGCGAtgcctgggggtgctgggggggcaccagctgctgcagatgAGGCCGGCCGAGCTTCGAGCCGTCTGCCCCGAGGAATGGCGGCGAGTCCTCTTCAAGCTCTCCGCCGTCAGGACGTCCCTGGGG ATGGGCCCCAGGGATTGA
- the EPS8L3 gene encoding epidermal growth factor receptor kinase substrate 8-like protein 3 isoform X1, which produces MGDPFGRWSKPPSRSEYEDSSPLQRSNSFARPSGKSIYNQRKDYGQTLLKPQSDFQHHVEHLLTVRLERDIRGTDDCLARLKVLEAQGRVWGQDLILQVKDQELVLRDVESKEELEAYPLGSVQGCSAALDVCGYDSVLAISVQERSPPGTSVLLFQCERLGAETLKSGLEKLMKQWKEEQRSQYGHRSSLNMPPSQAPPYAQGPYAAPERWAETPKPNVRAAAQRELPSDYGESWEGVAACLSFPRRGSGGGGQSWDPLLSAGLPDTQQMPWTNPLGRVMSDVDRDVEVLNHVLSDLDLFMVRLKTALGLASNTKQKKKKKNKGALPSPDDFVDFFQKVKYTLNLVGRTHRHVQEPDPAELLRLIFTALSFVLDHCPNPSLARAVEVPLLVPEAVELLEQTLHQGDYSTWKSLGIAWNSTRAEYPNGELVPRYIPVFSDGWLPPPVEQVRHGGGRQDIPPPASVSPARSQHLPLSPLPPQSPATSQRYNGGQDPPRPAQGLVRSLYEFQGRNPQELSVRMGDTLQVLDQRKKWWLVQDGQGKKGYIPSNILEPLGQWQGPSQVGVPAPAPSRRQERVAGGHPAVLSPCPPFQDSPPNLHPDSSPAEVTAWLKDKGFSRITVRCLGVLGGHQLLQMRPAELRAVCPEEWRRVLFKLSAVRTSLGMGPRD; this is translated from the exons ATGGGAGACCCCTTCGGCCGCTGGAGCAAGCCCCCTTCCCG GAGCGAATACGAAGACAGCTCCCCACTCCAACGCTCCAACAGCTTCGCCCGCCCCAGCGGGAAAAGCATCTACA ACCAGCGCAAGGACTACGGCCAGACCCTGCTCAAGCCACAAAGTGATTTCCAGCACCATGTCGAG CACCTGCTCACGGTGCGCCTGGAGAGGGACATCCGCGGCACCGATGACTGCCTGGCGCGCCTGAAGGTGCTGGAGGCCCAGGGACGAGTCTGGGGGCAGGATCTCATCCTGCAAGTCAAGGACCAGGAATTGGTGCTGAGGGATGTGGAGAGCAAG gaggagctggaggcttACCCGCTGGGCAGCGTGCAGGGGTGCTCGGCCGCGCTGGACGTCTGCGGCTACGACTCGGTGTTGGCCATCAGCGTGCAGGAGCGAAGCCCCCCGGGAACCAGCGTCCTGCTCTTCCAGTGCGAGCGTCTGGGG GCAGAGACACTGAAGAGTGGCCTGGAGAAGCTGATGAAGCAGtggaaggaggagcagaggagtcAGTACGGGCACAG gagcagcctgaACATGCCACCGAGCCAGGCCCCCCCGTACGCGCAGGGTCCCTACGCAGCCCCAGAGCGGTGGGCAGAGACCCCCAAGCCCAACGTCCGCGCCGCCGCCCAGCGTGAGCTGCCCTCAGACTACGGTGAGTCTTGGGAGGGGGTTGCagcgtgcctcagtttccccaggagggggagcggggggggggggcagagttGGGACCCTCTGCTGTCAGCAGGCTTGCCGGACACCCAGCAGATGCCGTGGACCAACCCCCTGGGCCGGGTCATGTCCGACGTGGACCGAGATGTC GAGGTCCTCAACCACGTGCTGAGCGACTTGGACCTCTTCATGGTGCGGCTGAAGACGGCCCTGGGCTTGGCCAGCAACACCaagcagaagaagaagaagaagaacaaAGGCG CTCTACCCTCCCCGGATGACTTCGTGGACTTTTTCCAGAAGGTGAAATACACCCTCAACCTCGTG GGAAGGACCCACCGGCACGTGCAGGAGCCAGACCCCGCCGAGCTGCTGCGTCTCATCTTCACAGCCCTCTCCTTC GTCCTGGACCACTGCCCCAACCCCAGCCTGGCCCGGGCCGTGGAGGTGCCGCTGCTGGTGCCGGAGGCggtggagctgctggagcagaccCTGCACCAGGGTGACTACAGCACCTGGAAGAGCCTGGGCATCGCCTGGAACAGCACCAG GGCAGAGTACCCCAACGGCGAGCTGGTGCCCCGCTACATCCCCGTCTTCTCGGATGGGTGGCTGCCCCCTCCGGTGGAGCAGGTACGGCACGGGGGGGGCCGGCAGGACATCCCCCcacctgcctcagtttccccagctcGGTCTCAACACCTGCCCCTCTCTCCGCTCCCCCCACAGTCACCAGCCACCAGCCAGAGGTACAACGGCGGCCAAGA ccccccccgccctgcccagGGGCTGGTGCGATCCCTGTACGAGTTCCAGGGCAGGAACCCGCAGGAGCTGAGCGTCAGGATGGGGGACACGCTGCAG GTCCTGGACCAGCGGAAGAAGTGGTGGCTGGTGCAGGACGGCCAGGGGAAGAAGGGCTACATCCCCAGCAACATCCTGGAGCCCCTGGGGCAGTGGCAGGGCCCCAGCCAGGTGGGTGTCCCCGCTcccgccccctcccgccgccaGGAGAGGGTGGCAGGGGGCCACCCCGCTGTCCTCTCCCCTTGTCCCCCGTTCCAGGACAGCCCCCCCAACCTGCACCCCGACTCCTCGCCGGCAGAGGTGACAGCCTGGCTGAAGGACAAGGGCTTCTCGAGGAT CACGGTGCGAtgcctgggggtgctgggggggcaccagctgctgcagatgAGGCCGGCCGAGCTTCGAGCCGTCTGCCCCGAGGAATGGCGGCGAGTCCTCTTCAAGCTCTCCGCCGTCAGGACGTCCCTGGGG ATGGGCCCCAGGGATTGA
- the EPS8L3 gene encoding epidermal growth factor receptor kinase substrate 8-like protein 3 isoform X5 has product MGDPFGRWSKPPSRSEYEDSSPLQRSNSFARPSGKSIYNQRKDYGQTLLKPQSDFQHHVEHLLTVRLERDIRGTDDCLARLKVLEAQGRVWGQDLILQVKDQELVLRDVESKEELEAYPLGSVQGCSAALDVCGYDSVLAISVQERSPPGTSVLLFQCERLGAETLKSGLEKLMKQWKEEQRSQYGHRSSLNMPPSQAPPYAQGPYAAPERWAETPKPNVRAAAQRELPSDYGESWEGVAACLSFPRRGSGGGGQSWDPLLSAGLPDTQQMPWTNPLGRVMSDVDRDVEVLNHVLSDLDLFMVRLKTALGLASNTKQKKKKKNKGALPSPDDFVDFFQKVKYTLNLVGRTHRHVQEPDPAELLRLIFTALSFVLDHCPNPSLARAVEVPLLVPEAVELLEQTLHQGDYSTWKSLGIAWNSTRAEYPNGELVPRYIPVFSDGWLPPPVEQSPATSQRYNGGQDPPRPAQGLVRSLYEFQGRNPQELSVRMGDTLQVLDQRKKWWLVQDGQGKKGYIPSNILEPLGQWQGPSQVGVPAPAPSRRQERVAGGHPAVLSPCPPFQDSPPNLHPDSSPAEVTAWLKDKGFSRITVRCLGVLGGHQLLQMRPAELRAVCPEEWRRVLFKLSAVRTSLGMGPRD; this is encoded by the exons ATGGGAGACCCCTTCGGCCGCTGGAGCAAGCCCCCTTCCCG GAGCGAATACGAAGACAGCTCCCCACTCCAACGCTCCAACAGCTTCGCCCGCCCCAGCGGGAAAAGCATCTACA ACCAGCGCAAGGACTACGGCCAGACCCTGCTCAAGCCACAAAGTGATTTCCAGCACCATGTCGAG CACCTGCTCACGGTGCGCCTGGAGAGGGACATCCGCGGCACCGATGACTGCCTGGCGCGCCTGAAGGTGCTGGAGGCCCAGGGACGAGTCTGGGGGCAGGATCTCATCCTGCAAGTCAAGGACCAGGAATTGGTGCTGAGGGATGTGGAGAGCAAG gaggagctggaggcttACCCGCTGGGCAGCGTGCAGGGGTGCTCGGCCGCGCTGGACGTCTGCGGCTACGACTCGGTGTTGGCCATCAGCGTGCAGGAGCGAAGCCCCCCGGGAACCAGCGTCCTGCTCTTCCAGTGCGAGCGTCTGGGG GCAGAGACACTGAAGAGTGGCCTGGAGAAGCTGATGAAGCAGtggaaggaggagcagaggagtcAGTACGGGCACAG gagcagcctgaACATGCCACCGAGCCAGGCCCCCCCGTACGCGCAGGGTCCCTACGCAGCCCCAGAGCGGTGGGCAGAGACCCCCAAGCCCAACGTCCGCGCCGCCGCCCAGCGTGAGCTGCCCTCAGACTACGGTGAGTCTTGGGAGGGGGTTGCagcgtgcctcagtttccccaggagggggagcggggggggggggcagagttGGGACCCTCTGCTGTCAGCAGGCTTGCCGGACACCCAGCAGATGCCGTGGACCAACCCCCTGGGCCGGGTCATGTCCGACGTGGACCGAGATGTC GAGGTCCTCAACCACGTGCTGAGCGACTTGGACCTCTTCATGGTGCGGCTGAAGACGGCCCTGGGCTTGGCCAGCAACACCaagcagaagaagaagaagaagaacaaAGGCG CTCTACCCTCCCCGGATGACTTCGTGGACTTTTTCCAGAAGGTGAAATACACCCTCAACCTCGTG GGAAGGACCCACCGGCACGTGCAGGAGCCAGACCCCGCCGAGCTGCTGCGTCTCATCTTCACAGCCCTCTCCTTC GTCCTGGACCACTGCCCCAACCCCAGCCTGGCCCGGGCCGTGGAGGTGCCGCTGCTGGTGCCGGAGGCggtggagctgctggagcagaccCTGCACCAGGGTGACTACAGCACCTGGAAGAGCCTGGGCATCGCCTGGAACAGCACCAG GGCAGAGTACCCCAACGGCGAGCTGGTGCCCCGCTACATCCCCGTCTTCTCGGATGGGTGGCTGCCCCCTCCGGTGGAGCAG TCACCAGCCACCAGCCAGAGGTACAACGGCGGCCAAGA ccccccccgccctgcccagGGGCTGGTGCGATCCCTGTACGAGTTCCAGGGCAGGAACCCGCAGGAGCTGAGCGTCAGGATGGGGGACACGCTGCAG GTCCTGGACCAGCGGAAGAAGTGGTGGCTGGTGCAGGACGGCCAGGGGAAGAAGGGCTACATCCCCAGCAACATCCTGGAGCCCCTGGGGCAGTGGCAGGGCCCCAGCCAGGTGGGTGTCCCCGCTcccgccccctcccgccgccaGGAGAGGGTGGCAGGGGGCCACCCCGCTGTCCTCTCCCCTTGTCCCCCGTTCCAGGACAGCCCCCCCAACCTGCACCCCGACTCCTCGCCGGCAGAGGTGACAGCCTGGCTGAAGGACAAGGGCTTCTCGAGGAT CACGGTGCGAtgcctgggggtgctgggggggcaccagctgctgcagatgAGGCCGGCCGAGCTTCGAGCCGTCTGCCCCGAGGAATGGCGGCGAGTCCTCTTCAAGCTCTCCGCCGTCAGGACGTCCCTGGGG ATGGGCCCCAGGGATTGA
- the EPS8L3 gene encoding epidermal growth factor receptor kinase substrate 8-like protein 3 isoform X2, translating to MGDPFGRWSKPPSRSEYEDSSPLQRSNSFARPSGKSIYNQRKDYGQTLLKPQSDFQHHVEHLLTVRLERDIRGTDDCLARLKVLEAQGRVWGQDLILQVKDQELVLRDVESKEELEAYPLGSVQGCSAALDVCGYDSVLAISVQERSPPGTSVLLFQCERLGAETLKSGLEKLMKQWKEEQRSQYGHRSSLNMPPSQAPPYAQGPYAAPERWAETPKPNVRAAAQRELPSDYAGLPDTQQMPWTNPLGRVMSDVDRDVEVLNHVLSDLDLFMVRLKTALGLASNTKQKKKKKNKGALPSPDDFVDFFQKVKYTLNLVGRTHRHVQEPDPAELLRLIFTALSFVLDHCPNPSLARAVEVPLLVPEAVELLEQTLHQGDYSTWKSLGIAWNSTRAEYPNGELVPRYIPVFSDGWLPPPVEQVRHGGGRQDIPPPASVSPARSQHLPLSPLPPQSPATSQRYNGGQDPPRPAQGLVRSLYEFQGRNPQELSVRMGDTLQVLDQRKKWWLVQDGQGKKGYIPSNILEPLGQWQGPSQVGVPAPAPSRRQERVAGGHPAVLSPCPPFQDSPPNLHPDSSPAEVTAWLKDKGFSRITVRCLGVLGGHQLLQMRPAELRAVCPEEWRRVLFKLSAVRTSLGMGPRD from the exons ATGGGAGACCCCTTCGGCCGCTGGAGCAAGCCCCCTTCCCG GAGCGAATACGAAGACAGCTCCCCACTCCAACGCTCCAACAGCTTCGCCCGCCCCAGCGGGAAAAGCATCTACA ACCAGCGCAAGGACTACGGCCAGACCCTGCTCAAGCCACAAAGTGATTTCCAGCACCATGTCGAG CACCTGCTCACGGTGCGCCTGGAGAGGGACATCCGCGGCACCGATGACTGCCTGGCGCGCCTGAAGGTGCTGGAGGCCCAGGGACGAGTCTGGGGGCAGGATCTCATCCTGCAAGTCAAGGACCAGGAATTGGTGCTGAGGGATGTGGAGAGCAAG gaggagctggaggcttACCCGCTGGGCAGCGTGCAGGGGTGCTCGGCCGCGCTGGACGTCTGCGGCTACGACTCGGTGTTGGCCATCAGCGTGCAGGAGCGAAGCCCCCCGGGAACCAGCGTCCTGCTCTTCCAGTGCGAGCGTCTGGGG GCAGAGACACTGAAGAGTGGCCTGGAGAAGCTGATGAAGCAGtggaaggaggagcagaggagtcAGTACGGGCACAG gagcagcctgaACATGCCACCGAGCCAGGCCCCCCCGTACGCGCAGGGTCCCTACGCAGCCCCAGAGCGGTGGGCAGAGACCCCCAAGCCCAACGTCCGCGCCGCCGCCCAGCGTGAGCTGCCCTCAGACTACG CAGGCTTGCCGGACACCCAGCAGATGCCGTGGACCAACCCCCTGGGCCGGGTCATGTCCGACGTGGACCGAGATGTC GAGGTCCTCAACCACGTGCTGAGCGACTTGGACCTCTTCATGGTGCGGCTGAAGACGGCCCTGGGCTTGGCCAGCAACACCaagcagaagaagaagaagaagaacaaAGGCG CTCTACCCTCCCCGGATGACTTCGTGGACTTTTTCCAGAAGGTGAAATACACCCTCAACCTCGTG GGAAGGACCCACCGGCACGTGCAGGAGCCAGACCCCGCCGAGCTGCTGCGTCTCATCTTCACAGCCCTCTCCTTC GTCCTGGACCACTGCCCCAACCCCAGCCTGGCCCGGGCCGTGGAGGTGCCGCTGCTGGTGCCGGAGGCggtggagctgctggagcagaccCTGCACCAGGGTGACTACAGCACCTGGAAGAGCCTGGGCATCGCCTGGAACAGCACCAG GGCAGAGTACCCCAACGGCGAGCTGGTGCCCCGCTACATCCCCGTCTTCTCGGATGGGTGGCTGCCCCCTCCGGTGGAGCAGGTACGGCACGGGGGGGGCCGGCAGGACATCCCCCcacctgcctcagtttccccagctcGGTCTCAACACCTGCCCCTCTCTCCGCTCCCCCCACAGTCACCAGCCACCAGCCAGAGGTACAACGGCGGCCAAGA ccccccccgccctgcccagGGGCTGGTGCGATCCCTGTACGAGTTCCAGGGCAGGAACCCGCAGGAGCTGAGCGTCAGGATGGGGGACACGCTGCAG GTCCTGGACCAGCGGAAGAAGTGGTGGCTGGTGCAGGACGGCCAGGGGAAGAAGGGCTACATCCCCAGCAACATCCTGGAGCCCCTGGGGCAGTGGCAGGGCCCCAGCCAGGTGGGTGTCCCCGCTcccgccccctcccgccgccaGGAGAGGGTGGCAGGGGGCCACCCCGCTGTCCTCTCCCCTTGTCCCCCGTTCCAGGACAGCCCCCCCAACCTGCACCCCGACTCCTCGCCGGCAGAGGTGACAGCCTGGCTGAAGGACAAGGGCTTCTCGAGGAT CACGGTGCGAtgcctgggggtgctgggggggcaccagctgctgcagatgAGGCCGGCCGAGCTTCGAGCCGTCTGCCCCGAGGAATGGCGGCGAGTCCTCTTCAAGCTCTCCGCCGTCAGGACGTCCCTGGGG ATGGGCCCCAGGGATTGA
- the EPS8L3 gene encoding epidermal growth factor receptor kinase substrate 8-like protein 3 isoform X4, producing the protein MGDPFGRWSKPPSRSEYEDSSPLQRSNSFARPSGKSIYNQRKDYGQTLLKPQSDFQHHVEHLLTVRLERDIRGTDDCLARLKVLEAQGRVWGQDLILQVKDQELVLRDVESKEELEAYPLGSVQGCSAALDVCGYDSVLAISVQERSPPGTSVLLFQCERLGAETLKSGLEKLMKQWKEEQRSQYGHRSSLNMPPSQAPPYAQGPYAAPERWAETPKPNVRAAAQRELPSDYGLPDTQQMPWTNPLGRVMSDVDRDVEVLNHVLSDLDLFMVRLKTALGLASNTKQKKKKKNKGALPSPDDFVDFFQKVKYTLNLVGRTHRHVQEPDPAELLRLIFTALSFVLDHCPNPSLARAVEVPLLVPEAVELLEQTLHQGDYSTWKSLGIAWNSTRAEYPNGELVPRYIPVFSDGWLPPPVEQVRHGGGRQDIPPPASVSPARSQHLPLSPLPPQSPATSQRYNGGQDPPRPAQGLVRSLYEFQGRNPQELSVRMGDTLQVLDQRKKWWLVQDGQGKKGYIPSNILEPLGQWQGPSQVGVPAPAPSRRQERVAGGHPAVLSPCPPFQDSPPNLHPDSSPAEVTAWLKDKGFSRITVRCLGVLGGHQLLQMRPAELRAVCPEEWRRVLFKLSAVRTSLGMGPRD; encoded by the exons ATGGGAGACCCCTTCGGCCGCTGGAGCAAGCCCCCTTCCCG GAGCGAATACGAAGACAGCTCCCCACTCCAACGCTCCAACAGCTTCGCCCGCCCCAGCGGGAAAAGCATCTACA ACCAGCGCAAGGACTACGGCCAGACCCTGCTCAAGCCACAAAGTGATTTCCAGCACCATGTCGAG CACCTGCTCACGGTGCGCCTGGAGAGGGACATCCGCGGCACCGATGACTGCCTGGCGCGCCTGAAGGTGCTGGAGGCCCAGGGACGAGTCTGGGGGCAGGATCTCATCCTGCAAGTCAAGGACCAGGAATTGGTGCTGAGGGATGTGGAGAGCAAG gaggagctggaggcttACCCGCTGGGCAGCGTGCAGGGGTGCTCGGCCGCGCTGGACGTCTGCGGCTACGACTCGGTGTTGGCCATCAGCGTGCAGGAGCGAAGCCCCCCGGGAACCAGCGTCCTGCTCTTCCAGTGCGAGCGTCTGGGG GCAGAGACACTGAAGAGTGGCCTGGAGAAGCTGATGAAGCAGtggaaggaggagcagaggagtcAGTACGGGCACAG gagcagcctgaACATGCCACCGAGCCAGGCCCCCCCGTACGCGCAGGGTCCCTACGCAGCCCCAGAGCGGTGGGCAGAGACCCCCAAGCCCAACGTCCGCGCCGCCGCCCAGCGTGAGCTGCCCTCAGACTACG GCTTGCCGGACACCCAGCAGATGCCGTGGACCAACCCCCTGGGCCGGGTCATGTCCGACGTGGACCGAGATGTC GAGGTCCTCAACCACGTGCTGAGCGACTTGGACCTCTTCATGGTGCGGCTGAAGACGGCCCTGGGCTTGGCCAGCAACACCaagcagaagaagaagaagaagaacaaAGGCG CTCTACCCTCCCCGGATGACTTCGTGGACTTTTTCCAGAAGGTGAAATACACCCTCAACCTCGTG GGAAGGACCCACCGGCACGTGCAGGAGCCAGACCCCGCCGAGCTGCTGCGTCTCATCTTCACAGCCCTCTCCTTC GTCCTGGACCACTGCCCCAACCCCAGCCTGGCCCGGGCCGTGGAGGTGCCGCTGCTGGTGCCGGAGGCggtggagctgctggagcagaccCTGCACCAGGGTGACTACAGCACCTGGAAGAGCCTGGGCATCGCCTGGAACAGCACCAG GGCAGAGTACCCCAACGGCGAGCTGGTGCCCCGCTACATCCCCGTCTTCTCGGATGGGTGGCTGCCCCCTCCGGTGGAGCAGGTACGGCACGGGGGGGGCCGGCAGGACATCCCCCcacctgcctcagtttccccagctcGGTCTCAACACCTGCCCCTCTCTCCGCTCCCCCCACAGTCACCAGCCACCAGCCAGAGGTACAACGGCGGCCAAGA ccccccccgccctgcccagGGGCTGGTGCGATCCCTGTACGAGTTCCAGGGCAGGAACCCGCAGGAGCTGAGCGTCAGGATGGGGGACACGCTGCAG GTCCTGGACCAGCGGAAGAAGTGGTGGCTGGTGCAGGACGGCCAGGGGAAGAAGGGCTACATCCCCAGCAACATCCTGGAGCCCCTGGGGCAGTGGCAGGGCCCCAGCCAGGTGGGTGTCCCCGCTcccgccccctcccgccgccaGGAGAGGGTGGCAGGGGGCCACCCCGCTGTCCTCTCCCCTTGTCCCCCGTTCCAGGACAGCCCCCCCAACCTGCACCCCGACTCCTCGCCGGCAGAGGTGACAGCCTGGCTGAAGGACAAGGGCTTCTCGAGGAT CACGGTGCGAtgcctgggggtgctgggggggcaccagctgctgcagatgAGGCCGGCCGAGCTTCGAGCCGTCTGCCCCGAGGAATGGCGGCGAGTCCTCTTCAAGCTCTCCGCCGTCAGGACGTCCCTGGGG ATGGGCCCCAGGGATTGA
- the LOC104632194 gene encoding glutathione S-transferase Mu 1-like, giving the protein MAVLGYWDIRGLAHAIRLLLEYTETPYEDKLYSCGEAPDYDKSQWINEKEKLGLDFPNLPYFIDGPTKLTQSNAILRYIARKHKMCGETEEEILRVDMLENQIMDFRMSLVMVCYNPDFEKLKPGYLEQLPGKLKLFSNFLGDRKWFAGEKLTFVDFLMFDVLEQNRIFEPKCLEPFKNLKDFMDRFGALEKVAAYMKSSRFLKMPINNKMAKWGNKKE; this is encoded by the exons ATGGCGGTGTTGGGCTACTGGGACATCCGCGGC CTGGCCCACGCCATCCGCCTGCTGCTGGAGTACACCGAGACGCCCTACGAGGACAAGCTCTACAGCTGTGGGGAAG ctcctgacTACGACAAGAGCCAATGGATCAACGAGAAGGAGAAGCTGGGGCTGGACTTCCCCAAC CTGCCTTATTTCATCGACGGCCCCACCAAGCTGACGCAGAGCAACGCCATCCTGCGCTACATCGCCCGCAAGCACAAGATGT gtGGTGAGACAGAGGAGGAGATCCTCCGCGTGGACATGCTGGAGAACCAGATCATGGATTTCCGCATGAGCCTGGTGATGGTCTGCTACAACCCCGACTTC gaGAAGCTCAAGCCAGGCTACCTGGAGCAGCTGCCGGGGAAGCTGAAGCTCTTCTCCAACTTCTTGGGGGACAGAAAGTGGTTTGCAGGGGAGAAG CTCACCTTCGTGGACTTCCTCATGTTTGATGTGCTGGAACAGAACCGCATCTTTGAGCCCAAGTGCCTGGAGCCCTTCAAGAACCTCAAGGACTTCATGGACCGCTTTGGG GCCCTGGAGAAGGTGGCTGCCTACATGAAGTCCAGCCGCTTCCTGAAGATGCCCATCAACAACAAGATGGCCAAGTGGGGCAACAAGAAGGAGTAG